A section of the Paenibacillus odorifer genome encodes:
- a CDS encoding flavodoxin produces MAKVLVAYASLTGNTEEMAELIVEGIRQAGGEAVLKSVTECNAIEIKSYEGVLLGAYTWGDGELPDESLDFYEEMDELDLTAMKSAVFGSGDTGYAIYCGAVDVIEEKLKARGAVILQDSLKIEYGPNAVEKEACRQFGRQFIEACMAVT; encoded by the coding sequence ATGGCTAAAGTGCTTGTGGCATATGCTAGTTTAACTGGCAACACTGAAGAAATGGCTGAATTGATTGTAGAAGGAATACGCCAAGCAGGCGGTGAGGCTGTTTTGAAGTCGGTCACTGAATGTAATGCGATTGAGATAAAATCATATGAAGGCGTTCTGCTAGGGGCATATACTTGGGGTGACGGAGAGTTGCCCGATGAATCTCTTGATTTCTATGAGGAGATGGATGAACTTGATTTGACTGCCATGAAGTCAGCAGTTTTTGGTAGTGGGGATACAGGCTACGCCATTTATTGTGGGGCAGTGGATGTTATCGAGGAGAAGTTAAAGGCGCGTGGAGCAGTCATTTTGCAAGATAGCCTAAAGATTGAGTATGGCCCTAATGCTGTAGAAAAAGAAGCCTGCCGTCAATTCGGACGTCAATTCATCGAAGCCTGTATGGCG
- a CDS encoding AraC family transcriptional regulator, with product MFNLSPLYFPITAKPNHTSEFLPSHALQPFIRCFWGSVDVESIQQPETETIIPDTCMDIIWDLDRESGNTNTFFSGINDTPFEVSSDGKPGGSSTFGIRFHFWAVHFFADDHLRNVLNAHVDVEHYFGTFKKELGHLLEKVNSMDERIAAAEAYLLRRLERRGRTNNRMMNAVYTMVKQKGIVTAEDLETSSNLSRRQLERLFQEYIGVSPKKTADLVRFQNVWREMCHLPGQTKNMQDLIFAYGYSHQSHFINNFKKYAGRTPLEALVYAGRRMS from the coding sequence ATGTTCAATCTCTCACCGCTGTATTTCCCTATAACTGCAAAACCCAACCACACTAGTGAGTTTCTGCCCAGCCATGCCTTGCAGCCGTTTATTCGCTGTTTTTGGGGTTCTGTAGATGTGGAGTCTATACAACAACCTGAGACGGAGACAATAATTCCGGATACCTGTATGGATATTATTTGGGATTTGGATAGAGAATCAGGCAATACAAACACTTTTTTCTCCGGTATCAATGACACTCCATTTGAAGTCTCTTCAGACGGAAAGCCAGGGGGGAGTTCAACCTTTGGTATCCGGTTTCATTTCTGGGCGGTTCATTTTTTTGCAGATGATCATCTGCGGAATGTCTTGAATGCACATGTCGATGTAGAACATTATTTTGGCACTTTTAAAAAAGAGCTTGGTCATCTATTGGAGAAAGTAAACTCGATGGACGAAAGGATTGCAGCCGCTGAAGCCTATCTGCTTCGTCGTCTTGAGCGTAGAGGGCGGACTAACAATCGGATGATGAACGCAGTCTATACTATGGTTAAACAAAAAGGGATTGTGACCGCAGAGGATTTGGAGACCAGTTCTAATTTAAGCAGACGACAACTTGAACGGCTTTTTCAAGAATATATAGGTGTATCGCCCAAAAAAACAGCAGATCTCGTGCGGTTTCAGAATGTATGGCGGGAGATGTGTCATTTACCTGGGCAGACAAAGAATATGCAGGATCTTATTTTCGCGTATGGTTACAGTCACCAGTCCCATTTTATCAATAATTTCAAAAAATATGCAGGAAGAACCCCACTTGAAGCCTTGGTCTATGCAGGCCGAAGAATGTCGTAA
- a CDS encoding VOC family protein, with amino-acid sequence MISSFEGTNIYTKDTAVSAKFYTEVLGIPMPFEGYGNFDGAKLGFDKKQPGIIIWDAAKWENLTTGFVNLVFGCDNLDETYEQLKAKGLDCQPPVTMEYGGKEMNFRDPDGNHITLLEGAY; translated from the coding sequence ATGATTTCGTCTTTTGAAGGGACTAACATTTACACTAAAGATACTGCGGTGTCAGCTAAATTTTATACGGAGGTACTAGGAATTCCTATGCCTTTCGAAGGCTACGGTAATTTCGACGGGGCAAAGCTTGGTTTTGACAAGAAACAGCCGGGAATTATTATTTGGGATGCTGCAAAGTGGGAAAATCTTACGACAGGTTTTGTTAATTTAGTATTCGGCTGTGATAATCTTGATGAGACATACGAGCAGTTGAAAGCTAAGGGACTGGATTGTCAGCCACCTGTTACGATGGAATATGGCGGTAAAGAAATGAATTTTCGTGATCCTGATGGGAATCACATAACCTTGCTGGAAGGTGCTTATTAA